The Maridesulfovibrio salexigens DSM 2638 region TCCGGTTAACAACCTGCTCTACAACTACTTCCTGCGTGAAGGAGCTCTGGCATGGGCCGGATTCGGAGATACTGACCTTACTTTTGTCGGTCTCATTTCCTACATCGGTGTCATCGCGGCGATTGTCCAGATTCTGGAGATGACCCTCGATAAGTACGTTCCGTCCCTATACAATGCGTTGGGGATTTTCCTGCCGCTGATCACGGTTAACTGCGCCATTCTCGGTGCCTCCCTCTTTATGGTGGAGCGTGATTACAACTTCGTGGAATCCGTTACCTTCGGTTTCGGTTCCGGTGTCGGCTGGGCTTTGGCTATCGTTCTTCTGGCCGGTATCCGCGAGAAGATGAAGTACTCGGATGTACCGGAAGGACTGGATGGACTGG contains the following coding sequences:
- the nqrE gene encoding NADH:ubiquinone reductase (Na(+)-transporting) subunit E, with the translated sequence MEHLVNIFVKSIFIENLALAFFLGMCTYLAVSKKVQTSMGLGVAVIVVMTITVPVNNLLYNYFLREGALAWAGFGDTDLTFVGLISYIGVIAAIVQILEMTLDKYVPSLYNALGIFLPLITVNCAILGASLFMVERDYNFVESVTFGFGSGVGWALAIVLLAGIREKMKYSDVPEGLDGLGITFIVVGLMSFGFLSFSGIQM